From the genome of Syntrophales bacterium:
GATTCTCAGTCTTCATGACAAAATTGAAAAAACAAATGCTGATTTCCCCCCTATCCGGGCGGTTCAGGCCGAGTTGCGCACAGAAATAACCGATATCAGGGGAAAGCTTCAGCAACTTAGAGGCCTGATTGACAGTTTAAAAGAGGAGATTCGCAAGGAAAATGCTTCATTAGTCTCAAAAACCGTAAAAAGCCAGGAAGCAGACAAGTTCATCCGGGAAAAGATAGATACATTGACCTTCAAGATAAACTTTATTGAAAATTATCTGGGGATCGATAAGAAAGAGGAACATCGTAATTCCAGCGCTGCTGCCGATAAACCTCCCCTGCCAGCGCAACCGGTTGTCAAAGATGGCGCCACCATTGAACCGGTCAAGACTGACAAGGCATCCCAGTATGCGGCGGCATTTGCCCTTTTCAAAGAGGGAAAGTACGAAAAAGCGCGGGAGGCTTTCGGAAGCTTCCTTAAACAGCATCCCGCCTCGGAATTCTCGGACAACGTTCAATTCTGGATCGGCGAGTGCTATTATTTCGAGAAAAAATATGAAAAGGCAATAGTCGAGTATGATAGGGTAATAAAGGATTTTCCTGGAGGAAACAAGACCTCCTATGCCCTTCTCAAGCAGGGGCTTTCGTTTTTGAAACTGGGAGACAAGGATAGCGCCAGGCTACTTTTACAGCAGGTTACCAAGGATTTCCCCAATACCAGTCAGGCAAGAATAGCGCGGGCCAAACTGCTCGAAATCAAGTGAACCCAGTTGCCGGGGCAATTGTAAGAATTAAAGTTTGGTTTGGGTGTGCGACAAATTTATGGG
Proteins encoded in this window:
- the ybgF gene encoding tol-pal system protein YbgF, which gives rise to MRAKLLVLFSLFVLLAVGCATTDDLNRLRGEFSYQIQAENEKIASIERQYPPLKEEILSLHDKIEKTNADFPPIRAVQAELRTEITDIRGKLQQLRGLIDSLKEEIRKENASLVSKTVKSQEADKFIREKIDTLTFKINFIENYLGIDKKEEHRNSSAAADKPPLPAQPVVKDGATIEPVKTDKASQYAAAFALFKEGKYEKAREAFGSFLKQHPASEFSDNVQFWIGECYYFEKKYEKAIVEYDRVIKDFPGGNKTSYALLKQGLSFLKLGDKDSARLLLQQVTKDFPNTSQARIARAKLLEIK